One genomic segment of Pseudoalteromonas sp. GCY includes these proteins:
- the lptC gene encoding LPS export ABC transporter periplasmic protein LptC: MTVLRVILLIVFASLMVWMWSPMFNPSEADPAKEDEPLAKPDYVATTLQQTTYSENGLLNYQVTADKMELYQDLGFSHFEKPIFTLYNGEQNWQISALEATLYENNTLILEGNVLAKNLTPNAMITDINADNVRVEIKQKLMKSEHPVVITGPSLRITGKGLHADLQKQVIELINHTKTIYYDQ; this comes from the coding sequence ATGACCGTATTGCGTGTCATCTTACTCATTGTTTTCGCTTCTTTAATGGTATGGATGTGGTCGCCCATGTTTAATCCATCAGAGGCGGATCCAGCAAAAGAAGATGAACCGTTAGCTAAGCCCGATTATGTTGCAACCACGCTTCAGCAAACGACCTATAGTGAAAATGGCTTATTAAACTATCAGGTAACTGCTGATAAGATGGAGTTGTATCAAGATCTTGGCTTTAGTCACTTTGAAAAGCCCATTTTCACCTTATATAACGGTGAACAGAATTGGCAAATAAGTGCATTAGAAGCAACACTGTACGAAAACAATACCTTGATATTAGAAGGCAATGTGCTGGCAAAGAATTTAACGCCTAACGCCATGATCACCGATATCAATGCCGATAATGTAAGAGTTGAAATTAAGCAAAAATTGATGAAATCGGAACACCCTGTCGTTATCACGGGTCCTAGTCTTAGGATCACAGGTAAAGGACTGCATGCGGATCTACAAAAGCAAGTGATCGAGCTCATCAACCACACAAAGACAATTTATTATGACCAGTAA
- the lptA gene encoding lipopolysaccharide transport periplasmic protein LptA encodes MTSKIINKLVFIGLLASSTLAVAAEQNEVIIDAGRQQAQLQSNIGIFEQNVVIIHGNRKINADRLEVHRRAELGTNKQLLVATGSPAIFSERQPDGNLLEAKAKEIRYDVAKGTLVISGDAEINQTGQKINAQVITYDIEKQLISAERSDQEDSRVRTILVPVDDKKDAKDKKAQEEGNNQ; translated from the coding sequence ATGACCAGTAAAATCATTAACAAACTAGTTTTCATAGGCTTGCTTGCAAGTTCTACTCTAGCAGTTGCTGCAGAACAAAATGAAGTCATTATTGATGCTGGCCGTCAGCAAGCTCAACTGCAAAGCAACATCGGTATTTTTGAACAGAATGTTGTTATTATTCATGGCAACAGAAAAATAAATGCCGATCGCCTAGAAGTCCACCGACGCGCGGAGCTTGGTACTAACAAGCAACTGCTTGTTGCAACTGGCAGCCCTGCTATTTTCAGTGAACGTCAACCTGATGGTAATTTGCTAGAAGCCAAAGCAAAAGAAATTCGTTACGACGTTGCGAAAGGCACCTTAGTCATTTCTGGCGATGCGGAAATCAATCAAACTGGGCAAAAAATCAATGCACAAGTCATCACCTATGACATTGAAAAGCAATTGATCAGTGCTGAGCGCTCAGACCAAGAAGATTCCCGTGTAAGAACCATCCTTGTTCCTGTAGATGACAAAAAAGACGCAAAAGATAAAAAAGCGCAGGAAGAAGGTAACAATCAATGA
- the lptB gene encoding LPS export ABC transporter ATP-binding protein, which produces MSELKATGLAKSYKGRQVVKNVGLSVQAGSIVGLLGPNGAGKTTTFYMIVGLVPSDKGFIQIDDEDITLLPMHSRARLGIGYLPQESSIFRKLTVYQNLMAILETRKDLSKVEREAELNELLDEFNIQHIRDSQGMALSGGERRRVEIARALAANPKFILLDEPFAGVDPISVLDIKTIIEHLKNRGIGVLITDHNVRETLDVCEKAYIVSHGELIAAGTPEHVLADQTVRDVYLGEQFKL; this is translated from the coding sequence ATGAGCGAGCTCAAAGCAACTGGTTTAGCAAAGAGTTATAAAGGCCGTCAGGTCGTCAAAAATGTTGGCTTAAGTGTTCAAGCTGGCAGCATTGTAGGCTTATTGGGCCCAAATGGCGCAGGTAAAACTACCACCTTTTATATGATTGTAGGGTTAGTACCAAGCGACAAAGGTTTTATTCAGATTGATGACGAAGATATCACTTTGCTACCGATGCACAGCCGCGCGCGACTTGGTATTGGCTATCTACCGCAAGAGTCTTCAATCTTTAGAAAACTCACGGTCTATCAAAATTTGATGGCGATTTTAGAAACTCGAAAAGACTTATCTAAAGTTGAAAGAGAAGCTGAACTCAACGAGTTACTGGATGAGTTTAATATTCAACACATTCGCGACTCACAGGGCATGGCATTGTCGGGAGGCGAAAGAAGACGCGTAGAAATCGCTCGCGCTTTAGCCGCTAATCCTAAGTTTATCTTGTTAGATGAACCTTTTGCTGGTGTTGATCCTATTTCGGTGTTAGATATAAAGACAATCATAGAGCACCTAAAAAACCGCGGTATCGGTGTGCTTATCACCGATCATAATGTTAGAGAAACACTGGACGTATGTGAAAAAGCCTACATCGTTTCACACGGTGAGTTAATCGCTGCAGGCACGCCAGAACATGTTTTGGCAGATCAAACCGTAAGAGATGTCTACCTAGGCGAACAATTCAAGCTATAG
- a CDS encoding RNA polymerase factor sigma-54, whose translation MRQSLQLRMGQQLTMTPQLQQAIRLLQLSTLDLQQEIQEALDSNPLLEVEEGDNTDGENADQHSQEKSSADDNQDSGDEAQVSDYEIDSDTAMSKDTVSDDLAMDVTWDEYMSAAPAASSGPLPDDDNVYQGETSESLHDYLMWQLELTPFSPTDRAIAIAIIEAVDLSGILTLSCEDILESINDESSEEPIELDEVEAVLKRIQLFDPVGIAARSLQECLCIQLNQFAPDTPWIAETKMILTEHIDLLASRDYRTLAKKTRLKEADLKEVMTLIHSLNPKPAASIIHEEPEYVIPDVSVKKVKGRWVVELNPDAMPKIRVNDHYAAMSRTAKSSTDSQFIRSHLQEAKWFIKSLESRNDTLLKVTNCIVQQQQAFFEHGPEAMRPMVLNDVAEMVEMHESTISRVTTQKYMHTPRGIFELKYFFSSHVSTENGGECSSTAIRALIKKLVAAENTAKPLSDSKIADILAEQGIKVARRTIAKYRESLAIPPSNQRKSLI comes from the coding sequence ATGAGGCAATCATTACAGCTGCGCATGGGGCAGCAACTTACAATGACTCCACAGCTGCAACAAGCCATTCGCTTGCTGCAGCTTAGTACATTGGATCTGCAACAAGAAATACAAGAAGCATTAGACAGCAATCCATTGTTAGAAGTGGAAGAAGGTGATAATACTGACGGCGAAAACGCTGACCAACATAGTCAAGAAAAGAGCAGTGCTGACGACAATCAAGATTCAGGCGATGAAGCGCAGGTTAGTGACTATGAGATAGACTCAGATACCGCCATGAGCAAAGACACTGTGAGCGATGACCTTGCCATGGATGTCACTTGGGACGAGTATATGAGTGCAGCACCCGCTGCAAGCTCAGGCCCACTTCCCGATGACGATAATGTTTATCAAGGGGAAACCTCTGAATCTCTCCACGACTATCTCATGTGGCAACTTGAGCTGACGCCATTTAGTCCAACAGATAGAGCTATTGCGATTGCGATTATTGAAGCGGTCGACCTGTCAGGCATTTTAACACTGTCTTGCGAAGACATTTTAGAAAGCATTAATGATGAAAGTAGCGAAGAGCCTATTGAGCTGGATGAAGTCGAAGCCGTGCTCAAACGTATTCAGCTTTTCGACCCTGTCGGTATCGCAGCGCGTAGTTTACAAGAATGCTTGTGTATTCAGCTAAATCAATTCGCCCCAGATACGCCATGGATTGCCGAAACGAAAATGATCCTGACAGAGCATATCGACTTGCTTGCCAGCCGTGACTATCGAACTTTGGCAAAGAAAACGCGCCTTAAAGAAGCCGATCTCAAAGAGGTCATGACGTTAATTCATAGCCTTAACCCAAAACCAGCTGCAAGCATTATTCATGAAGAGCCTGAATATGTGATCCCTGATGTATCGGTGAAAAAAGTAAAAGGTCGTTGGGTCGTAGAGCTAAATCCTGATGCTATGCCTAAAATAAGAGTAAATGACCATTATGCTGCGATGTCTAGAACGGCGAAATCCAGTACGGATAGTCAGTTTATTCGCTCACATTTACAAGAAGCAAAGTGGTTTATTAAAAGCTTAGAAAGCCGAAATGATACTTTATTAAAAGTTACCAATTGCATTGTGCAACAACAACAGGCATTCTTTGAACATGGCCCCGAAGCAATGCGCCCTATGGTGCTAAATGATGTTGCTGAAATGGTTGAGATGCATGAGTCCACAATTTCCCGTGTGACAACACAAAAATACATGCATACACCTCGGGGAATATTTGAGCTGAAGTATTTCTTCTCTAGCCATGTAAGTACAGAAAATGGAGGTGAGTGCTCCTCTACAGCAATTAGAGCACTTATCAAAAAGCTGGTAGCTGCAGAAAATACCGCTAAGCCATTGAGTGACAGCAAAATTGCAGATATCTTAGCTGAGCAAGGAATTAAGGTAGCGAGACGCACGATTGCAAAATATCGTGAATCCCTAGCCATTCCACCGTCAAATCAGCGTAAAAGCTTGATATAA
- the hpf gene encoding ribosome hibernation promoting factor: MQLNLTGRHVEITDSLRDYVTNKFAKLERHFDHINNVHVILDVEKLVQKAEATLHVNGGELFASTEHQDMYAAIDGLIDKLDRQVIKHKEKLTRH, translated from the coding sequence ATGCAACTAAATCTAACTGGTCGCCATGTAGAAATTACTGACTCATTAAGAGACTATGTCACCAACAAGTTTGCGAAGCTAGAAAGGCACTTTGATCATATCAATAATGTGCATGTGATCCTTGATGTCGAGAAGCTAGTACAAAAAGCAGAAGCAACATTACACGTAAACGGCGGCGAGCTATTTGCATCAACAGAGCATCAAGATATGTATGCCGCAATTGATGGCCTTATCGACAAGCTAGATCGTCAAGTTATTAAACACAAAGAGAAGCTTACTCGACACTAA
- the ptsN gene encoding PTS IIA-like nitrogen regulatory protein PtsN, which yields MKLSELVNKDCSKAAVLFNSKKRILEYISELAHSQIPNTSQHAILDALMAREKLGSTGIGKGIAIPHGRLEGLDKILAMVLVSEQGIQFEAIDKQPVDIFVAFIVPEGDNRQHLKTLAAIADTLKDKSFCKMLRQAKSDDELYAVIQGELDE from the coding sequence ATGAAATTAAGTGAATTAGTGAACAAGGACTGCAGTAAAGCTGCGGTCCTTTTTAATAGCAAAAAACGTATTTTAGAATACATCAGCGAACTGGCTCATAGCCAAATTCCAAATACCAGTCAGCATGCTATCTTGGACGCCTTAATGGCGCGAGAGAAATTAGGCAGCACAGGGATCGGTAAAGGCATTGCCATTCCCCATGGTCGACTTGAAGGTTTGGATAAAATCCTTGCAATGGTACTTGTCAGCGAGCAAGGGATCCAGTTTGAAGCCATAGATAAGCAGCCTGTCGATATTTTTGTCGCGTTCATCGTACCCGAAGGTGATAATCGACAGCACCTGAAGACCTTAGCGGCGATTGCTGATACACTCAAAGACAAGTCTTTTTGCAAAATGCTTAGGCAAGCAAAAAGTGACGATGAGTTATATGCAGTGATCCAAGGTGAACTTGATGAGTGA